The following are encoded together in the Streptomyces sp. NBC_01465 genome:
- a CDS encoding SpoIIE family protein phosphatase, translating to MGSIPTQRDITIPSTRSSGTGVDVPSVARTSLPGNPMAPSAARRFVRAALADWTALGLPTATGFTDRLADDAALVVSELVTNAVVHAGTTVELICRLEEEPPDEPTGPPSLVLEVSDHHPSRAVRNESQGAQAERGIPEYGRGLRLVGTLAECWGITYRTGLKTVWARLAVDAGEPHPRPGDDQMLQRGLRAAEILAPATRRGGGRDDRDWINRGALTFLAEASDLLAGQFDEDMIAALAGQLLVPRLADWCAVWLEPEAGGALRVPRLSRVWHAREGRNEELRTALEKEPPRLPESARGGGVAVPWPPIGTLTETDGSALAYRLIAGGRPLGTLMLGRAGIQRTPDEVSGLVEDFARRVALAIASARQYTRQATISRVLQRGLLPSSVAEIPGVDSALVYEPRGEGVAGGDFYDVFPGSGSGGRWCFALGDVQGSGPEAAVVTGLARPWLRLLAREGYAVAEVLDRLNKLLVDEAMETAEAAARMVAAAGGQELPEGPQSRFLSMLYGELVPLDGPGGGVRCTLSSAGHPLPLLLHPDGSVQPAAAPQVLLGVVEDVAYESESFDLMPGDTLLCVTDGVTERRAGARMFDDADGLATVLAGCVGLTAQGVAERIRRAVYEFGDKPLDDDLALLVLRAE from the coding sequence GTGGGGTCCATTCCAACGCAGCGGGATATCACTATCCCCTCAACTCGCAGCTCTGGAACGGGTGTTGACGTGCCATCTGTCGCACGCACCAGTCTGCCCGGCAACCCGATGGCCCCGTCCGCCGCACGACGCTTCGTCCGCGCCGCGCTCGCCGACTGGACCGCGCTCGGCCTGCCGACCGCCACCGGATTCACCGACCGGCTCGCCGACGACGCCGCACTCGTGGTCAGCGAGCTGGTCACCAATGCCGTGGTGCACGCCGGGACCACCGTCGAGCTGATCTGCAGGCTGGAGGAGGAGCCGCCCGACGAACCCACAGGACCGCCCTCCCTGGTCCTCGAGGTCTCCGACCACCATCCCTCCCGTGCTGTACGCAACGAATCGCAGGGAGCGCAGGCGGAGCGGGGCATTCCGGAGTACGGGCGTGGACTGCGGCTCGTCGGGACGCTGGCCGAATGCTGGGGCATCACCTACCGCACCGGCCTGAAAACGGTCTGGGCCAGACTCGCGGTCGACGCCGGGGAACCGCACCCCCGACCGGGCGACGACCAGATGCTCCAGCGCGGACTGCGGGCCGCCGAGATCCTGGCCCCCGCCACCCGCCGCGGCGGCGGCCGCGACGACCGGGACTGGATCAACCGAGGTGCGCTCACCTTCCTCGCCGAGGCCTCCGACCTCCTGGCCGGACAGTTCGACGAGGACATGATCGCCGCGCTCGCCGGACAGCTCCTGGTGCCCCGGCTCGCCGACTGGTGTGCCGTATGGCTCGAACCGGAGGCGGGCGGCGCGCTGCGCGTCCCGCGCCTCTCCCGGGTCTGGCACGCACGCGAGGGCCGCAACGAGGAGCTGCGCACCGCCCTGGAGAAGGAGCCGCCGAGGCTCCCGGAGTCCGCGCGCGGCGGGGGAGTGGCCGTGCCCTGGCCGCCCATAGGAACCCTGACCGAGACCGACGGGTCGGCCCTCGCGTACCGGCTGATCGCGGGCGGGCGGCCGCTCGGCACACTGATGCTGGGTCGGGCCGGGATCCAGCGCACCCCCGACGAAGTCTCCGGACTGGTCGAGGACTTCGCGCGCCGGGTGGCGCTCGCCATCGCCTCCGCGCGCCAGTACACCCGGCAGGCCACCATCAGCCGCGTCCTCCAGCGCGGGCTGCTGCCGAGCTCGGTCGCCGAGATCCCCGGCGTGGACAGTGCGCTGGTCTACGAACCGAGGGGCGAGGGCGTCGCGGGCGGCGACTTCTACGACGTCTTCCCCGGATCGGGATCCGGCGGCCGCTGGTGCTTCGCGCTGGGCGACGTCCAGGGCAGCGGTCCGGAGGCGGCGGTCGTCACGGGGCTGGCCCGGCCCTGGCTGCGGCTGCTTGCGCGGGAGGGATATGCGGTCGCGGAGGTGCTCGACCGGCTGAACAAGCTGCTGGTCGACGAGGCGATGGAGACGGCGGAGGCCGCCGCCAGGATGGTCGCGGCGGCCGGCGGACAGGAACTGCCGGAGGGGCCGCAGTCGCGCTTCCTGTCGATGCTCTACGGGGAACTGGTGCCGCTGGACGGCCCCGGCGGCGGGGTCCGCTGCACCCTCTCCAGCGCCGGCCACCCGCTGCCGCTGCTGCTGCACCCCGACGGAAGCGTGCAGCCGGCGGCGGCGCCGCAGGTGCTTCTCGGGGTCGTCGAGGACGTCGCGTACGAGAGCGAGAGCTTCGACCTCATGCCGGGCGACACCCTGCTCTGTGTGACGGACGGGGTGACCGAGCGGCGCGCCGGGGCGCGGATGTTCGACGACGCGGACGGGCTCGCTACGGTCCTGGCGGGGTGCGTGGGGCTGACCGCGCAAGGGGTGGCCGAGCGGATCAGACGGGCCGTGTACGAATTCGGGGACAAGCCGCTGGACGACGACCTGGCGCTGCTGGTGCTGCGGGCGGAGTGA
- a CDS encoding HAMP domain-containing protein, giving the protein MTALRDGDFRVRLPETHEGMPAELAAAFNHIAVRNQHFTDELSRVRREVIRHGRLDERLSASPGQGAWTAGVSNTNTLLEALVVPAANATRVLDAVAGGDLTQRVDLHDGNRQLRGDLRRLGRAVNKMVDQLSLFTGEVTRVAREVGTEGRLGGRAKVQGLSGSWRDVTEAVNTMASRLTAQVRDIAAVTTAVARGDLTRTVTVEATGELLELKLTVNTMVDQLSAFADEVTRVAREVGTEGQLGGRAQVRGVSGVWKDLTDNVNFMASNLTSQVRNIAQVTTAVANGDLSQKITVDAQGEILELKSTINTMVDQLLAFADEVTRVAREVGTEGNLGGRAQVRGVSGVWKDLTENVNFMADNLTSQVRNIALVSTAVAQGDLGKKITVEAKGEILQLKSTINTMVDQLSAFADEVTRVAREVGTEGNLGGQAQVRGVSGVWKDLTDNVNFMASNLTSQVRNIAQVTTAVANGDLSKKIEVDARGEILELKDTINTMVQQLRAFADEVTRVAREVGTDGRLGGRAQVLGVSGVWKDLTDNVNYMADNLTSQVRNIAQVATAVAQGDLSKKIDVDARGEILELKTTINTMVDTLSSFASEVTRVAREVGSEGQLGGQARVEGVYGTWKRLTTNVNELALNLTTQVRAIAEVASAVAQGDMTRAITVETRGEVSELKDNINLMVSNLRETTRAKDWLESNLARLAGLMQGHRDLMEVADLILRELTPLVNAQFGAFFLADPDADGSLSRTTSSIKGLAFIAGYGSAQGATVDTHGMPGHGLVRQAALEKKRILVEEAPPDYIKINSGLGEAAPASVVIIPILFEDKLLGVIELASFSRFSDVHLAFFDQFVNTIGVAINTIIANSRTESLLSESQRLAIQLQERSDELQRQQAELQRSNAELEEKAALLATSSQYKSEFLANMSHELRTPLNSLLILARLLSDNPDSHLNDQEVQFATTIHRSGSDLLQLINDILDLSKIEAGRMDVRPKKLPLIKLLDYVHATFRPITLDRGLAFEVAVGEDVPREVYSDEQRLQQILRNLLSNAIKFTSAGRVELRVGRVRDPEDKLLKGTDDLIAFSVRDTGIGIAPEKLPVIFEAFQQADGTTNRKYGGTGLGLSISREIAGLLGGRIIAESVPGKGSVFTLYVPMVYPGHIVSTDGETHHTHELPLTAPERLSSDHVLLPDQDDGWPTTTKLEEWRSGRAGTVLPGRRVLIVDDDIRNVFALTHVLGRVGMPVLYAENGREGIETLERNPDIELILMDIMMPEMDGYETIEAIRRSPLWTDLPIIALTAKAMPGDREKSIAQGANEYVPKPVDVDRLLSVVCALLDPEGESEDLDETTSADPVVPGQASGAGEPAVPPPTQ; this is encoded by the coding sequence ATGACGGCGCTGCGTGACGGGGATTTCCGGGTCAGGCTCCCGGAGACCCATGAGGGCATGCCGGCCGAACTGGCCGCCGCCTTCAATCACATCGCCGTACGGAACCAGCATTTCACCGACGAGCTCTCGCGCGTGCGGCGTGAAGTGATCCGCCACGGCCGCCTGGACGAACGCCTCTCGGCCAGCCCGGGGCAGGGCGCCTGGACCGCGGGCGTCAGCAATACGAACACCCTGCTGGAAGCCCTGGTGGTACCGGCGGCCAACGCGACGCGTGTCCTGGACGCGGTGGCCGGCGGCGATCTGACCCAGCGGGTCGACCTGCACGACGGCAACCGTCAGCTGCGGGGCGATCTGCGCAGACTCGGCCGCGCCGTCAACAAGATGGTCGACCAGCTGTCCCTCTTCACGGGTGAAGTCACCCGGGTGGCCCGTGAAGTGGGTACGGAAGGACGGCTCGGCGGACGCGCCAAGGTCCAGGGCCTGTCGGGGAGTTGGCGCGATGTGACGGAGGCCGTCAACACGATGGCGTCCCGGCTCACCGCCCAGGTGCGCGACATCGCCGCGGTGACCACGGCGGTGGCCCGGGGCGACCTGACCCGTACGGTCACGGTCGAGGCGACCGGCGAGCTCCTGGAGCTGAAGCTCACCGTCAACACGATGGTCGACCAGCTCTCCGCCTTCGCCGACGAGGTCACGCGTGTGGCCCGCGAAGTGGGTACGGAAGGACAGCTGGGCGGCCGCGCCCAGGTCCGCGGCGTCTCCGGGGTCTGGAAGGACCTCACCGACAACGTCAACTTCATGGCCTCCAACCTCACCTCCCAGGTGCGCAACATCGCCCAGGTGACGACGGCCGTGGCCAACGGCGACCTCTCCCAGAAGATCACCGTCGACGCCCAGGGCGAGATCCTGGAACTGAAGTCGACGATCAACACGATGGTCGACCAGCTCCTCGCCTTCGCGGACGAGGTGACCCGCGTGGCCCGCGAGGTCGGCACCGAAGGAAACCTGGGCGGCCGCGCCCAGGTCCGCGGCGTCTCCGGGGTCTGGAAGGACCTCACCGAGAACGTCAACTTCATGGCGGACAACCTGACTTCACAGGTCCGCAACATCGCGCTCGTGTCGACGGCGGTCGCCCAGGGCGACCTCGGCAAGAAGATCACCGTCGAGGCGAAGGGCGAGATCCTCCAGCTGAAGTCGACGATCAACACGATGGTCGACCAGCTCTCCGCCTTCGCCGACGAGGTCACGCGTGTGGCCCGCGAAGTGGGTACGGAAGGAAACCTCGGCGGTCAGGCCCAGGTCCGCGGCGTCTCCGGGGTTTGGAAGGACCTCACCGACAACGTGAACTTCATGGCCTCCAACCTCACCTCCCAGGTGCGCAACATCGCCCAGGTCACCACCGCGGTGGCCAACGGCGACCTTTCCAAGAAGATCGAGGTCGACGCGCGCGGCGAGATCCTAGAGCTGAAGGACACCATCAACACGATGGTGCAGCAGCTGCGTGCCTTCGCCGACGAGGTGACCCGTGTGGCCCGCGAGGTCGGCACCGACGGCCGGCTCGGCGGCCGGGCCCAGGTGCTCGGCGTCTCCGGGGTCTGGAAGGACCTCACCGACAACGTCAACTACATGGCCGACAACCTGACTTCACAGGTCCGCAACATCGCCCAGGTGGCGACCGCGGTGGCCCAGGGCGACCTCTCCAAGAAGATCGACGTCGACGCCCGAGGCGAGATCCTCGAACTGAAGACGACGATCAACACCATGGTGGACACGCTCTCCTCCTTCGCCTCCGAGGTCACCCGCGTGGCCCGCGAGGTCGGCTCCGAGGGTCAACTCGGCGGCCAGGCACGGGTCGAGGGCGTGTACGGCACCTGGAAGCGCCTCACCACGAACGTCAACGAGCTCGCCCTCAACCTCACCACCCAGGTGCGCGCCATCGCCGAGGTCGCCTCCGCGGTGGCCCAGGGCGACATGACCCGCGCCATCACGGTCGAGACCCGGGGCGAGGTCTCCGAGCTCAAGGACAACATCAACCTGATGGTGTCCAACCTCCGCGAGACCACCCGCGCCAAGGACTGGCTGGAGTCGAACCTGGCCCGTCTGGCCGGGCTGATGCAGGGCCACCGCGACCTGATGGAGGTCGCCGACCTGATCCTGCGCGAGCTGACCCCGCTGGTGAACGCCCAGTTCGGCGCCTTCTTCCTGGCCGACCCGGACGCCGACGGCTCCCTCTCCCGTACGACCAGCTCCATCAAGGGACTGGCCTTCATCGCCGGGTACGGATCCGCCCAGGGCGCCACCGTCGACACCCACGGAATGCCCGGCCACGGACTGGTCCGCCAGGCCGCACTCGAGAAGAAGCGCATCCTCGTCGAGGAGGCGCCGCCGGACTACATCAAGATCAACTCTGGTCTGGGCGAGGCCGCCCCGGCCAGCGTCGTCATCATCCCGATCCTCTTCGAGGACAAGCTGCTCGGCGTCATCGAGCTGGCCTCCTTCTCCCGCTTCTCCGACGTCCACCTGGCCTTCTTCGACCAGTTCGTGAACACCATCGGCGTCGCGATCAACACCATCATCGCCAACTCCCGCACCGAGTCCCTGCTCAGCGAGTCCCAGCGACTCGCCATCCAGTTGCAGGAACGTTCGGACGAACTCCAGCGCCAGCAGGCGGAGTTGCAGCGCTCCAACGCCGAACTCGAAGAGAAGGCGGCGCTGCTCGCCACTTCGTCCCAGTACAAATCGGAGTTCCTCGCGAACATGTCGCACGAGCTGCGCACCCCGCTCAACTCGCTGCTCATCCTGGCCCGGCTGCTCTCCGACAACCCGGACAGCCATCTCAACGACCAGGAAGTGCAGTTCGCGACCACGATCCACCGCTCGGGCTCCGACCTCCTCCAGCTGATCAACGACATCCTCGACCTCTCCAAGATCGAGGCCGGCCGGATGGACGTACGCCCCAAGAAGCTCCCCCTCATCAAACTCCTCGACTACGTCCACGCGACGTTCCGCCCCATCACCCTCGACCGCGGGCTCGCCTTCGAGGTGGCGGTCGGCGAGGACGTACCGCGCGAGGTGTACTCCGACGAACAGCGCCTCCAGCAGATCCTGCGCAACCTCCTCTCCAACGCCATCAAGTTCACCTCGGCGGGCCGCGTGGAGCTGCGCGTGGGCCGGGTCAGGGACCCCGAGGACAAGCTCCTCAAGGGCACCGACGACCTGATCGCCTTCTCGGTGCGCGACACCGGCATCGGTATCGCACCGGAGAAACTCCCCGTCATCTTCGAGGCGTTCCAGCAGGCCGACGGCACGACGAACCGCAAGTACGGCGGTACGGGGCTCGGCCTGTCCATCAGCCGCGAGATCGCGGGGCTGCTCGGCGGCCGCATCATCGCCGAGAGCGTGCCCGGCAAGGGTTCGGTCTTCACGCTGTACGTGCCCATGGTCTATCCGGGCCACATCGTGTCCACCGACGGGGAGACCCACCACACCCACGAACTCCCGCTCACCGCACCGGAACGGCTCTCCTCCGACCACGTCCTGCTCCCCGACCAGGACGACGGCTGGCCGACCACGACGAAACTGGAAGAGTGGCGTTCGGGCCGGGCGGGAACTGTTCTGCCGGGGCGCCGCGTCCTGATCGTCGACGACGACATCCGCAATGTCTTCGCCCTGACGCACGTACTGGGCAGGGTCGGAATGCCGGTCCTCTACGCGGAGAACGGCAGGGAAGGCATCGAAACCCTGGAGCGCAACCCTGACATCGAACTGATCCTGATGGATATCATGATGCCGGAAATGGATGGTTACGAGACCATCGAAGCCATTCGCCGCAGCCCGCTCTGGACCGACCTGCCGATCATCGCCCTGACCGCGAAGGCGATGCCCGGCGACCGGGAGAAATCCATCGCCCAGGGCGCCAACGAGTACGTACCGAAGCCCGTTGATGTGGACCGTCTGCTGTCCGTCGTCTGCGCTCTCCTGGACCCTGAGGGTGAGAGCGAGGACCTGGACGAAACCACCTCGGCCGATCCAGTCGTCCCAGGACAGGCGAGCGGTGCCGGGGAGCCCGCCGTCCCTCCGCCGACCCAGTGA
- a CDS encoding response regulator, whose product MTTEAPTANDRASILLVDDMEDNLIALEAVLGSLNEPLVRARSGEEAMKALLRQSFAVVLLDVRMPGMDGFETASNIKRLDQTKDTPIIFLTGSEGDGGYAFRGYATGAADFLTKPFDPWVLRAKVNVFIDLHRKNRQLERMLAQEQKQLGQFAERLSAVESELAHGEEERDVRELRQQLTRMEEILAEMRRGRTN is encoded by the coding sequence ATGACCACAGAGGCACCGACCGCGAACGACCGTGCGAGCATCCTTCTCGTCGACGACATGGAGGACAACCTCATCGCGCTCGAGGCGGTCCTCGGTTCCCTCAACGAACCGTTGGTACGGGCACGTTCGGGCGAGGAAGCGATGAAGGCCCTGCTGCGACAGAGCTTCGCGGTGGTGCTCCTCGACGTCCGGATGCCCGGCATGGACGGCTTCGAGACGGCGTCCAACATCAAGCGGCTCGACCAGACCAAGGACACCCCGATCATCTTCCTGACCGGGTCCGAGGGCGACGGCGGCTATGCCTTCCGGGGGTACGCCACCGGGGCCGCCGACTTCCTGACGAAACCTTTCGACCCCTGGGTACTGCGAGCCAAGGTGAACGTCTTCATCGATCTGCACCGCAAGAACCGCCAGTTGGAGCGGATGCTGGCCCAGGAGCAGAAGCAGCTGGGCCAGTTCGCGGAGCGCCTGTCGGCGGTCGAGAGTGAACTGGCCCACGGAGAAGAAGAGCGCGACGTCCGGGAACTGCGCCAGCAGCTCACCAGGATGGAGGAGATCCTCGCGGAGATGCGGCGCGGCCGCACGAACTGA
- a CDS encoding AMP-dependent synthetase/ligase, protein MSDTQTMIENRPPSVATLFTQRVADTPDAEAYRYPVPAAPGAGADEWKSLSWGQAATRVYAIAAGLVDLGLQSEDRVALAASTRVEWILADLGVMCAGAATTTIYPSTNAEESAFILSDSGSRVLIAEDAVQLAKARERRADLPELAHVVVIDAQGVEADESGWVITLAELEARGAAYLEKNPDAVQERIKAIEADQLATLIYTSGTTGKPKGVRLPHDNWSYMAKAIAATGLIGQEDVQYLWLPLAHVFGKVLTSGQIEVGHVTAVDGRVDKIIENLPVVQPTYMAAVPRIFEKVYNGVAAKARAGGGAKYKIFQWAADVAREYAKVTQDNFRRTGNASAPFGLSAKHKVADALVYSKIREAFGGNLRACISGSAALAPDIGYFFAGAGIHILEGYGLTESSAASFVNPGEAYRTGTVGKPLPGTEVRIADDGEILLRGPGIMQGYHGLPEKTTEVLESDGWFHTGDIGELSADGYLRITDRKKDLIKTSGGKYIAPAEVEGQFKAVCPFVSNILVHGADRNFCTALISLDEPTILGWAEENGLDGKSYADVVAAPETQALIEGYVKRLNEGLQRWQTIKKFRLLPRDLDIEHGELTPSLKLKRPVVEREYGALIEEMYAGSREA, encoded by the coding sequence GTGAGCGACACACAGACAATGATCGAGAACCGACCGCCTTCCGTGGCGACCCTCTTCACCCAGCGCGTGGCCGATACACCGGACGCGGAGGCCTACCGTTATCCGGTGCCGGCCGCCCCGGGTGCGGGCGCGGACGAATGGAAGTCGCTGAGCTGGGGGCAGGCCGCCACGCGGGTGTACGCCATTGCCGCGGGGCTCGTCGATCTCGGGCTGCAGAGCGAGGACCGGGTCGCGCTCGCCGCGAGCACCCGCGTCGAGTGGATCCTCGCGGACCTCGGCGTGATGTGCGCGGGTGCCGCGACCACCACGATCTACCCCTCGACCAATGCGGAGGAGTCGGCGTTCATCCTCTCCGACTCCGGCAGCCGGGTGCTGATCGCCGAGGACGCCGTGCAGCTGGCGAAGGCGCGGGAGCGGCGGGCCGATCTTCCGGAGCTCGCCCATGTCGTCGTCATCGACGCGCAGGGCGTCGAGGCGGACGAGAGCGGTTGGGTGATCACCCTCGCCGAGCTCGAGGCCCGCGGAGCGGCATACCTGGAGAAGAACCCCGACGCGGTCCAGGAGCGGATCAAGGCCATCGAGGCCGACCAGCTGGCGACGCTGATCTACACCTCGGGGACCACGGGCAAGCCCAAGGGCGTACGGCTGCCGCACGACAACTGGTCGTACATGGCGAAGGCGATCGCCGCGACCGGTCTCATCGGCCAGGAGGATGTGCAGTACCTCTGGCTGCCGTTGGCGCACGTCTTCGGGAAGGTGCTGACCTCGGGGCAGATCGAGGTCGGTCATGTCACCGCCGTGGACGGGCGCGTGGACAAGATCATCGAGAACTTGCCCGTGGTACAGCCGACTTACATGGCCGCCGTGCCGCGGATCTTCGAGAAGGTCTACAACGGGGTCGCGGCCAAGGCGCGCGCCGGCGGCGGCGCCAAGTACAAGATCTTCCAGTGGGCGGCCGACGTCGCGCGCGAGTACGCGAAGGTCACCCAGGACAACTTCCGACGCACGGGCAACGCCAGTGCCCCCTTCGGGCTTTCGGCCAAGCACAAGGTCGCCGACGCGCTCGTGTACTCCAAGATCCGCGAGGCGTTCGGCGGGAATCTGCGCGCCTGCATCTCGGGTTCAGCGGCCCTCGCACCCGACATCGGCTACTTCTTCGCCGGCGCGGGGATCCACATCCTCGAGGGGTACGGACTGACCGAGTCCAGCGCGGCCAGCTTCGTCAACCCGGGCGAGGCGTACCGCACCGGTACGGTCGGCAAGCCGCTGCCCGGCACCGAGGTGCGGATCGCCGACGACGGCGAGATCCTGCTGCGCGGCCCCGGCATCATGCAGGGCTACCACGGGCTACCGGAGAAGACCACCGAAGTCCTGGAGTCCGACGGGTGGTTCCACACCGGGGACATCGGGGAGCTGTCCGCGGACGGGTACTTGAGGATCACCGACCGCAAGAAGGACCTGATCAAGACGTCGGGCGGCAAGTACATCGCACCGGCCGAGGTCGAGGGCCAGTTCAAGGCGGTGTGCCCGTTCGTCTCCAACATCCTGGTGCACGGCGCCGACCGCAATTTCTGCACCGCGCTCATCTCGCTCGACGAGCCGACGATCCTGGGCTGGGCCGAGGAGAACGGGCTCGACGGGAAGAGCTACGCCGACGTCGTGGCGGCGCCCGAGACCCAGGCGCTGATCGAGGGCTATGTGAAGCGGCTCAACGAGGGCCTGCAGCGCTGGCAGACCATCAAGAAGTTCCGTCTGCTGCCGCGTGACCTGGACATCGAGCACGGCGAGCTGACGCCCAGCCTGAAGCTGAAGCGGCCGGTCGTCGAGCGCGAGTACGGGGCGCTCATCGAGGAGATGTACGCGGGGTCGCGCGAGGCGTAG
- the lepA gene encoding translation elongation factor 4, with protein sequence MPATPTHVPEPSRTDPALIRNFCIIAHIDHGKSTLADRMLQLTGVVDSRQMRAQYLDRMDIERERGITIKSQAVRLPWAPTTGEGTGKTHVLNMIDTPGHVDFTYEVSRSLAACEGTVLLVDAAQGIEAQTLANLYLAMENDLTIVPVLNKIDLPAAQPEKFSEELANLIGCQPEDVLKVSAKTGMGVEALLDRVVKDVPAPVGVVDAPARAMIFDSVYDSYRGVVTYVRVVDGQLNKRERIRMMSTGATHELLEIGVSSPEMTPSDGIGVGEVGYIITGVKDVRQSKVGDTITSLHNGATEALGGYKDPKPMVFSGLYPLDGSEYPDLREALDKLQLNDAALVYEPETSAALGFGFRVGFLGLLHLDVIRERLEREFGLDLIATAPNVVYRVVMEDGAEHTVTNPSEFPEGKISDVYEPVVRATILAPSEFIGAIMELCQTRRGTLLGMDYLSEDRVEIRYTLPLAEIVFDFFDQLKSKTRGYASLDYEPTGEEAASLVKVDILLHGDKVDAFSAVTHKDAAYAYGVRLVAKLQKLIPRQAFEIPIQAAIGSRVIARETIRAIRKDVLAKCYGGDISRKRKLLEKQKEGKKRMKMVGSVEVPQEAFISVLSSDDSGGKKK encoded by the coding sequence GTGCCCGCGACTCCTACCCACGTGCCCGAGCCGAGCCGTACCGACCCGGCGCTGATCCGCAACTTCTGCATCATCGCGCACATCGACCACGGCAAGTCCACGCTCGCCGACCGGATGCTTCAGCTGACCGGGGTCGTCGACTCGCGGCAGATGCGTGCTCAGTACCTCGACCGTATGGACATCGAGCGCGAGCGCGGCATCACGATCAAGTCCCAGGCGGTCCGTCTGCCCTGGGCGCCCACCACGGGCGAGGGCACGGGCAAGACCCATGTCCTGAACATGATCGACACCCCTGGCCACGTGGACTTCACGTACGAGGTCTCGCGTTCGCTCGCCGCCTGTGAGGGCACGGTCCTGCTCGTCGACGCCGCCCAGGGCATCGAGGCGCAGACCCTCGCCAACCTCTACCTGGCGATGGAGAACGACCTCACCATCGTCCCGGTGCTCAACAAGATCGACCTTCCCGCGGCCCAGCCCGAGAAGTTCTCCGAGGAGCTGGCCAACCTCATCGGCTGCCAGCCCGAGGACGTGCTCAAGGTCTCGGCCAAGACGGGCATGGGTGTGGAGGCGCTGCTGGACCGCGTCGTCAAGGACGTCCCGGCCCCGGTCGGCGTCGTGGACGCCCCCGCCCGCGCGATGATCTTCGACTCGGTCTACGACTCGTACCGCGGTGTCGTCACCTACGTCCGTGTCGTCGACGGTCAGCTCAACAAGCGCGAGCGCATCCGCATGATGTCCACCGGCGCCACCCACGAGCTCCTGGAGATCGGCGTCTCGTCCCCCGAGATGACCCCCTCCGACGGCATCGGCGTCGGCGAGGTGGGCTACATCATCACCGGCGTGAAGGACGTACGGCAGTCCAAGGTCGGTGACACCATCACCTCCCTGCACAACGGCGCCACCGAGGCCCTGGGCGGTTACAAGGACCCGAAGCCGATGGTCTTCTCGGGTCTGTATCCGCTGGACGGCTCGGAATACCCCGACCTGCGCGAGGCCCTCGACAAGCTCCAGCTCAACGACGCGGCCCTGGTCTACGAGCCGGAGACCTCCGCGGCCCTGGGCTTCGGCTTCCGCGTCGGCTTCCTCGGCCTGCTCCACCTCGACGTGATCCGCGAGCGCCTGGAACGCGAGTTCGGGCTCGACCTGATCGCGACCGCCCCCAACGTGGTCTACCGCGTCGTCATGGAGGACGGGGCCGAGCACACGGTCACCAACCCGAGCGAGTTCCCCGAGGGCAAGATCTCGGACGTCTACGAGCCGGTCGTACGGGCCACGATCCTGGCCCCCAGCGAGTTCATCGGCGCGATCATGGAGCTCTGCCAGACCCGCCGCGGCACGCTCCTCGGCATGGACTACCTCTCCGAGGACCGCGTCGAGATCCGCTACACGCTGCCCCTCGCGGAGATCGTCTTCGACTTCTTCGACCAGTTGAAGTCCAAGACCCGCGGTTACGCGTCCCTGGACTACGAGCCCACCGGCGAGGAGGCCGCCAGCCTGGTCAAGGTCGACATCCTGCTGCACGGCGACAAGGTCGACGCCTTCTCCGCCGTCACGCACAAGGACGCGGCCTACGCGTACGGGGTGCGCCTCGTGGCCAAGCTGCAGAAGCTCATCCCGCGCCAGGCCTTCGAGATCCCCATCCAGGCCGCGATCGGCTCCCGCGTCATCGCCCGCGAGACCATCCGCGCCATCCGCAAGGACGTCCTCGCCAAGTGCTACGGCGGTGACATCTCCCGTAAGCGGAAGCTGCTCGAGAAGCAGAAGGAGGGCAAGAAGCGGATGAAGATGGTCGGCAGCGTGGAGGTCCCGCAGGAAGCCTTCATCTCGGTCCTCTCCAGCGACGACTCCGGGGGCAAGAAGAAGTAG
- the rpsT gene encoding 30S ribosomal protein S20 — MANIKSQIKRNKTNEKARLRNKAVKSSLKTAIRKAREAAAAGDVEKATVAAREASQKLDKAVSKGVLHKNAAANKKSAIAKRVAGISA; from the coding sequence GTGGCGAACATCAAGTCCCAGATCAAGCGCAACAAGACGAACGAGAAGGCGCGCCTGCGCAACAAGGCCGTCAAGTCCTCGCTCAAGACCGCGATCCGCAAGGCCCGTGAGGCCGCTGCCGCGGGCGACGTCGAGAAGGCCACTGTTGCCGCTCGTGAGGCGTCGCAGAAGCTCGACAAGGCTGTCAGCAAGGGTGTTCTGCACAAGAACGCCGCTGCCAACAAGAAGTCGGCCATCGCCAAGCGCGTTGCCGGTATCTCTGCCTGA